One region of Fimbriimonadaceae bacterium genomic DNA includes:
- a CDS encoding c-type cytochrome encodes FTARCAFCHGADGQGTMAGPPLWGPQSYTLGAELARVPVAAAFIKSNMPRTRGWALSDQDAYDVAAYINAQPRPDFSDKGQDWPKGGKPADVPY; translated from the coding sequence CTTCACCGCCCGTTGTGCGTTTTGTCACGGAGCCGACGGACAGGGCACGATGGCGGGGCCACCCCTATGGGGACCTCAGTCCTACACGCTGGGCGCGGAGCTGGCCCGTGTTCCGGTAGCGGCTGCGTTCATCAAGTCGAACATGCCGAGAACCAGGGGATGGGCTCTCTCGGATCAGGATGCATATGACGTCGCGGCGTACATCAATGCGCAACCACGCCCGGATTTTTCCGACAAAGGCCAGGATTGGCCGAAGGGAGGGAAGCCGGCGGATGTGCCCTACTAA
- a CDS encoding OsmC family protein yields the protein MKLSVAYQGGARYDILSDRHRVVTDQPVDDGGADAGMSPVELFVGSVASCVGYFVGNFCARHDISRDGLKVEAEWTMAEQPHRVGQIHLSIRLPHRITPELKERLLKVAHGCTVHQSIVVPVQVAIELNPHT from the coding sequence ATGAAGCTGAGTGTGGCCTATCAGGGCGGCGCCCGCTACGACATTCTCAGCGACCGGCATCGCGTCGTCACGGACCAACCGGTCGACGATGGCGGCGCCGACGCGGGCATGAGTCCGGTGGAATTGTTTGTGGGATCTGTGGCCAGCTGTGTGGGCTATTTCGTGGGTAACTTTTGCGCGCGACACGACATTTCCCGTGACGGCCTGAAAGTGGAGGCGGAGTGGACGATGGCGGAGCAGCCTCATCGTGTCGGGCAGATTCATCTGTCGATCAGGCTGCCCCACCGGATCACGCCGGAATTGAAAGAACGGTTGTTGAAAGTCGCCCATGGTTGTACGGTGCACCAATCCATCGTCGTGCCGGTTCAGGTGGCGATTGAGTTGAATCCTCATACGTAG
- a CDS encoding sulfite oxidase → MAVTRRALFERVLQGIGAGVVAGAVDRALADSRVETTGQASGPLTVRVSRPFDAETPVREFTSWLTANERFFVRSHFGPPSAEAIEPESWRLTVKGLVKDELTLSLSELKKFESVTVAAVLQCSGNGRAHHRPKVPGVQWERGAAGNAQWTGVRLRDVLQRAGVKPQGLHVQLQGADRPALPSVPLFTRSIPIAKALHPDTLLAYEMNGRPLPLLHGAPLRVITPGWMAESCMKWLTEITLRADETPGYYMQQAYRIPETSIQPGSGLPGSVMVPVEQMPVKSLIAAPAEGDTLKTGPVTIQGVAWAGESPITKVEVSCDDGKTWAPARLVGEEQPYAWRQWQYLWNARQVGPTAILCRATDAQGTQQPEKSPWNPGGFLWNGWDRLSVTVAA, encoded by the coding sequence ATGGCGGTGACGCGGCGGGCGTTGTTCGAACGGGTACTGCAAGGCATCGGAGCGGGTGTGGTGGCGGGCGCCGTCGATCGAGCGCTCGCCGACAGCCGGGTTGAGACGACCGGACAGGCGAGCGGCCCGCTCACCGTTCGTGTTTCCCGGCCGTTCGATGCGGAAACGCCGGTGCGGGAATTTACCTCCTGGTTGACCGCCAATGAACGGTTTTTTGTGCGCAGTCACTTCGGGCCACCCAGTGCGGAGGCCATTGAGCCGGAGTCGTGGCGTCTGACGGTGAAGGGACTCGTGAAAGATGAGTTGACGCTGAGTCTGTCCGAGCTGAAGAAGTTCGAGTCGGTGACCGTCGCCGCTGTGTTGCAATGCAGTGGCAACGGTCGCGCGCACCATCGCCCTAAGGTTCCCGGTGTCCAATGGGAACGGGGCGCGGCTGGAAATGCGCAATGGACCGGGGTGCGTTTGCGCGACGTCTTGCAACGTGCCGGCGTGAAGCCGCAAGGACTGCATGTGCAACTGCAAGGCGCGGATCGCCCGGCTCTGCCCAGCGTGCCCCTGTTCACGCGAAGTATTCCCATCGCCAAAGCGCTCCATCCGGATACGCTTCTTGCCTATGAAATGAATGGTCGCCCTTTACCGCTCCTGCATGGCGCACCGTTGCGGGTGATTACGCCGGGCTGGATGGCGGAATCCTGCATGAAATGGTTAACGGAGATCACCCTGCGTGCAGACGAAACGCCCGGATATTACATGCAGCAGGCCTATCGGATACCGGAGACGTCGATCCAGCCTGGGTCGGGGTTGCCGGGGAGCGTGATGGTGCCGGTCGAGCAGATGCCGGTGAAATCGCTCATCGCCGCGCCCGCCGAAGGGGACACGCTGAAAACCGGTCCGGTGACCATTCAAGGGGTGGCCTGGGCGGGTGAATCGCCGATCACCAAGGTGGAAGTCTCGTGCGACGATGGGAAGACCTGGGCGCCCGCTCGGTTGGTGGGTGAAGAACAGCCCTACGCCTGGCGGCAATGGCAATATTTGTGGAATGCGCGTCAGGTGGGTCCGACGGCGATTCTCTGTCGGGCGACGGATGCGCAGGGGACTCAGCAACCGGAGAAGAGTCCGTGGAATCCCGGGGGGTTTTTGTGGAACGGGTGGGATCGCCTGTCTGTGACGGTGGCCGCATGA
- a CDS encoding c-type cytochrome: MRGLMGEARRARGRWSPLVAGLVLLLGIAAGTAAQEDDKHTIEPAQARRAVTLIHARCAVCHTTDLIVQQRLPPDRWQVTVEKMMHWGADLSKDEAAALLQFVTARYHPGAPDQLPSIEEELAMTAPAGGPSTASDGPLVGVSARGAEMFARNCQACHGEGGMGGAGPKLARNKILKNEGAFWETVLHGRGPMPAWGSVLSHQDIADIHAWLASR; encoded by the coding sequence ATGAGGGGCCTGATGGGGGAGGCGAGAAGAGCGCGAGGACGATGGTCTCCGTTGGTGGCGGGGCTGGTACTGCTCCTCGGCATCGCGGCCGGGACGGCGGCTCAAGAAGATGACAAGCATACGATCGAACCGGCGCAGGCTCGACGGGCGGTGACGTTGATTCATGCTCGTTGCGCCGTGTGCCACACGACCGATCTCATCGTGCAACAGCGGTTGCCGCCGGATCGATGGCAGGTCACGGTCGAGAAAATGATGCATTGGGGCGCGGACCTGTCCAAGGACGAGGCCGCCGCCCTGCTTCAGTTCGTGACGGCTCGCTACCATCCGGGTGCGCCGGACCAGTTGCCGTCCATTGAAGAAGAGTTGGCGATGACGGCTCCGGCGGGAGGGCCCAGCACTGCGAGCGACGGCCCGCTAGTCGGGGTGTCGGCACGAGGCGCTGAAATGTTTGCACGGAACTGTCAAGCGTGCCATGGCGAGGGCGGGATGGGAGGCGCGGGGCCCAAATTGGCCCGCAATAAAATCTTGAAGAACGAGGGAGCGTTTTGGGAGACGGTACTCCATGGCCGAGGCCCGATGCCGGCGTGGGGCTCTGTCTTGAGTCATCAGGACATTGCAGATATCCATGCCTGGTTGGCATCACGCTGA
- a CDS encoding c-type cytochrome produces the protein MGGRRTVMIGCALVMLLGLFSFPRLLLGSDQTRVKEMIQNNCAGCHRLEGKAESRFNLKAPDLIWAGSKYQRAWLLRYLTGKEAPLYPKGYRWDLSEGPTRHPVVTEDEAQGIAEYFEQHNKDSRVTVGAFDVSKISKFDATFGGMAYKAHACLGCHLIEENGKLIGGPQSISLADSGQRYNMDWLFRFGQNPQDFITHTGEFLADATEPQLRAVIGFLAVQGVKDFKYYEPWKAPEFGMASVDRGKVLYKEYCAQCHGFTGKGDGPAASGLDPKPAIHANIPFDKVPTDYLYNVINHGGAAMGKSPNMPYWGLTIGQQGVADVMAYLKATFKGGADVAQAAAGSGEGPSGVCPQPRKTAKAPADFLSKTNPLPQSDATIKAGKTLFLQTAQPVACAMCHGEKGNGQGFMGAALIPPPRNFTCGSMMKDLPDGQLFWIIKNGSPGTGMMSFAGLPDDQVWQLIAYIRSLAK, from the coding sequence ATGGGTGGAAGACGGACGGTGATGATCGGGTGTGCGTTGGTCATGCTGCTGGGGCTCTTTTCATTCCCCCGCTTGCTCTTGGGCAGTGATCAGACTCGCGTCAAGGAGATGATCCAGAACAACTGTGCCGGATGTCACCGCCTGGAAGGGAAAGCGGAGTCGCGGTTCAACTTGAAGGCACCCGATCTGATTTGGGCCGGGAGTAAATATCAGCGCGCGTGGTTGCTTCGCTACCTGACCGGGAAAGAGGCGCCGCTGTATCCCAAAGGGTACCGGTGGGATTTGTCGGAGGGGCCGACGCGGCACCCGGTCGTCACGGAGGATGAAGCCCAGGGAATTGCCGAGTATTTCGAGCAGCACAACAAGGATTCGCGGGTGACGGTGGGCGCCTTCGATGTCTCGAAAATCAGTAAGTTCGATGCCACGTTCGGCGGGATGGCCTATAAGGCCCACGCCTGTCTCGGATGCCACCTGATCGAAGAGAACGGCAAACTGATCGGCGGACCGCAAAGCATCTCGTTGGCCGATTCCGGGCAACGGTACAACATGGATTGGCTCTTCCGCTTCGGACAAAACCCCCAGGATTTTATCACCCACACCGGGGAGTTCCTGGCCGATGCCACGGAGCCGCAATTGCGAGCGGTCATCGGGTTTCTGGCGGTGCAAGGGGTCAAGGACTTCAAGTATTACGAACCGTGGAAGGCGCCGGAGTTCGGCATGGCAAGCGTCGATCGAGGAAAGGTGCTGTACAAAGAATATTGCGCCCAGTGCCATGGGTTCACCGGAAAGGGCGATGGTCCGGCCGCCTCGGGGTTGGACCCGAAGCCGGCCATTCATGCCAACATTCCCTTCGACAAGGTGCCGACCGACTATCTCTACAATGTGATCAATCATGGCGGCGCCGCGATGGGGAAGTCGCCGAACATGCCCTATTGGGGCTTGACCATCGGCCAGCAGGGTGTGGCCGACGTGATGGCCTATCTGAAGGCCACCTTCAAGGGCGGAGCGGACGTCGCGCAGGCAGCCGCAGGGTCCGGGGAAGGTCCGAGCGGGGTGTGCCCGCAGCCCAGGAAAACGGCGAAGGCGCCGGCCGATTTCCTGTCCAAGACCAATCCGCTGCCGCAGTCGGATGCGACCATCAAGGCGGGGAAAACGCTGTTCCTGCAGACCGCTCAGCCGGTGGCTTGTGCGATGTGCCACGGTGAGAAGGGCAATGGGCAGGGCTTCATGGGGGCGGCATTGATCCCGCCGCCCAGAAACTTCACGTGCGGCTCGATGATGAAGGATCTGCCTGACGGCCAACTGTTCTGGATCATCAAGAACGGCTCACCGGGCACCGGTATGATGTCGTTCGCCGGGTTGCCGGATGACCAGGTGTGGCAATTGATCGCCTATATCCGAAGTTTGGCGAAATGA
- a CDS encoding DsrE family protein — protein MATFIISGSRGTDDPTMATLPFMAAKTAKEQGHDVVLWLWNEAVTLGRKGTADHVTGVNLTPLKDLLTAVQAAQIPIWVCGACAVARQISGTDLVAGATIKGMADYIKAVAERDRNVAF, from the coding sequence ATGGCGACGTTTATCATTTCCGGTAGTCGAGGGACCGACGATCCCACGATGGCGACGTTACCGTTTATGGCGGCCAAGACGGCCAAAGAGCAGGGGCATGATGTGGTGCTCTGGTTGTGGAACGAGGCCGTCACGCTGGGGCGCAAAGGCACGGCCGATCATGTGACCGGCGTGAACCTGACTCCGTTGAAGGATCTGCTGACTGCCGTGCAAGCAGCGCAGATTCCCATCTGGGTCTGCGGGGCCTGCGCGGTTGCTCGCCAAATCAGCGGGACGGATCTGGTCGCCGGCGCCACGATCAAGGGCATGGCTGATTACATCAAGGCCGTGGCTGAGCGTGACCGGAACGTGGCATTCTGA
- the ppk2 gene encoding polyphosphate kinase 2, whose translation MAGNGQGNGKAKGRKDREPTEPDTVLGPEDLENDDLEVIPTAVPRVGDGYEAARDPGGAMAAGFIGEAGRILSEEDLRRINTPRGLIQLIKSKNINLEEVRKTLLYEQELRQLQVELVRLQRWVQADGQRIAILVEGRDAAGKGGTIRRFTEHLNPRAMRVVALPKPTDDERGQWYFQRYIRQLPNKGEIVFFDRSWYNRAVVEPVMGFCSKKEHQRFLQQVTEFEHMLYEDGVTIIKFWFSISKEEQAKRFDARRQNPLKQWKLSPVDEKAQEMWDSYTRFKEEMFSKTHTTFSPWIIVKANDKQAARLEGLRYVLNLLPYRGKDEAQIRLTPDPNVITRFHRKMAELDF comes from the coding sequence ATGGCAGGAAACGGGCAAGGAAACGGCAAAGCCAAGGGGCGAAAGGACCGCGAGCCGACGGAGCCGGATACGGTGCTCGGGCCAGAGGATTTGGAGAATGACGACCTGGAGGTGATTCCTACCGCCGTGCCCCGGGTGGGCGACGGATACGAGGCGGCGCGTGACCCCGGCGGCGCCATGGCGGCGGGATTCATCGGTGAAGCGGGCCGGATCTTGAGCGAAGAGGATCTGCGTCGCATCAATACGCCGAGGGGCCTCATCCAACTGATTAAGAGCAAGAACATCAATCTGGAAGAGGTGCGCAAGACGCTCTTATACGAACAGGAATTGCGCCAATTGCAGGTGGAATTGGTCCGGCTCCAACGCTGGGTACAGGCCGACGGTCAGCGTATTGCGATCCTTGTCGAGGGGCGTGATGCGGCCGGCAAAGGCGGCACGATCCGCCGGTTTACCGAACATCTCAACCCGCGTGCGATGCGGGTCGTGGCCCTCCCGAAGCCGACGGACGACGAACGGGGACAATGGTATTTCCAGCGCTACATCCGCCAACTGCCCAACAAGGGTGAAATCGTCTTCTTCGATCGGAGTTGGTACAACCGAGCCGTGGTGGAGCCGGTCATGGGTTTTTGCAGTAAGAAGGAACACCAGCGGTTCCTGCAGCAGGTCACGGAATTCGAGCACATGCTGTACGAAGACGGCGTCACGATCATCAAGTTCTGGTTTTCGATTTCCAAGGAGGAGCAGGCCAAGCGATTCGATGCCCGCCGGCAGAATCCGCTCAAACAGTGGAAGCTGAGCCCGGTCGACGAAAAGGCGCAGGAGATGTGGGATTCGTACACGCGATTTAAAGAGGAAATGTTCAGCAAGACCCATACGACCTTCAGTCCCTGGATCATCGTGAAGGCGAACGATAAGCAGGCGGCTCGCCTGGAGGGCCTGCGGTATGTGCTGAATCTCCTGCCGTACAGGGGGAAGGATGAAGCGCAGATTCGCCTCACGCCGGATCCCAACGTGATCACCCGTTTTCATCGGAAGATGGCGGAGCTGGATTTCTGA